In one window of Photobacterium leiognathi DNA:
- the hpf gene encoding ribosome hibernation-promoting factor, HPF/YfiA family has translation MTLEITGKNIDITPAIRERFEFKFNKLEKLQVPLIKKHVVISKEPNKQFKVEAAVNIAGGELVASAEHDDLFGAITELYQKLDRQLKKQAHKPNARRASHSEKPGLVEEEVELDDA, from the coding sequence ATGACATTAGAAATCACTGGCAAAAACATCGATATCACCCCGGCTATCCGTGAGCGTTTTGAATTTAAGTTCAATAAGTTAGAGAAGCTTCAGGTACCGCTAATCAAAAAGCATGTTGTGATTAGCAAAGAGCCAAACAAGCAATTCAAAGTTGAAGCTGCAGTTAATATCGCAGGAGGAGAGTTGGTTGCTTCTGCAGAGCATGATGACCTGTTTGGTGCAATTACAGAGCTTTACCAAAAGCTTGACCGTCAGCTTAAAAAGCAAGCTCACAAACCTAATGCACGTCGTGCTAGCCACAGTGAAAAACCTGGACTAGTTGAAGAAGAAGTAGAACTAGACGACGCATAA
- the asrC gene encoding sulfite reductase subunit C, which yields MGLDIDIIKTRAKGDYRLSKVRGECMISVRIPGGIMPAYLLSTAQHIAEKYGNGIIHLTTRQKLAMPGIHYRDIDKVNAELEPFIQDITVEMCGIEVEDTKAGYQSIAGRNIVACQGSRICQKANTDTTGLAQRLEHHIYPQPYHLKIVAAGCPNDCAKANMADFGILGIAKINFTPERCIGCGACVRACQHHAVNCLSLKNGKAVKEESKCIGCGECVLACPTLAWQRDPKQLYMVKLGGRTSKKTPRVGKTFLNWVTEDVIHQVISNLLEFEKEMLEGTPVYLHMGHLIDRAGYHKFKERVLRGVTLNPEAQVAERIYWSEEEYVANIHLK from the coding sequence ATGGGATTAGATATCGATATTATTAAAACCCGTGCTAAAGGTGATTATCGCCTATCGAAAGTACGTGGTGAGTGCATGATCAGTGTACGTATTCCCGGCGGTATTATGCCTGCTTATTTATTATCAACAGCGCAGCATATCGCAGAGAAATACGGCAATGGGATCATCCACCTAACAACACGACAAAAGCTGGCTATGCCAGGTATTCATTACCGCGACATTGATAAAGTAAATGCAGAGCTTGAGCCCTTTATTCAAGATATTACTGTCGAAATGTGTGGTATTGAAGTTGAAGATACCAAAGCGGGTTACCAAAGCATTGCCGGACGTAACATTGTCGCTTGCCAAGGTAGCCGTATTTGTCAAAAAGCTAACACCGATACTACAGGGCTTGCTCAACGCTTAGAGCATCACATCTATCCACAGCCTTATCACTTAAAGATTGTCGCAGCTGGTTGTCCTAACGACTGTGCAAAAGCGAATATGGCTGACTTTGGTATTTTAGGTATCGCTAAAATTAACTTTACACCAGAACGCTGTATTGGTTGTGGCGCTTGTGTACGTGCTTGTCAGCACCATGCTGTTAACTGTTTATCATTGAAAAATGGTAAAGCGGTGAAAGAAGAGAGTAAATGTATTGGCTGTGGTGAATGTGTATTAGCTTGCCCAACATTGGCATGGCAGCGCGATCCAAAACAGCTTTATATGGTTAAGCTTGGTGGACGGACATCAAAGAAAACGCCGCGTGTAGGTAAAACATTTTTAAATTGGGTAACTGAAGATGTAATTCATCAAGTGATCAGTAACTTACTTGAATTTGAAAAAGAGATGCTTGAGGGCACACCCGTTTACCTTCATATGGGGCACTTAATTGACCGAGCTGGCTACCACAAATTCAAAGAGCGTGTATTACGTGGGGTAACATTAAACCCCGAAGCACAAGTTGCAGAGCGTATTTACTGGTCAGAAGAAGAATACGTTGCCAATATTCATTTAAAATAA
- the bamD gene encoding outer membrane protein assembly factor BamD has protein sequence MKRLTITTLLAVALLSGCSSKEEVIPDVPPSNLYATAQTALQSGNWTSAIEQLEALDSRYPFGAYSDQVQLDLIYAYYKSDDLALGEATIERFLRLNPDHPQADWVVYMRGLTHMAQDRSFMHDMFNINRFDRDPTPSRQAFTDFKYLLERYPESEYGADAKARMIFLKNRLANYDLATADFYVRREAWIAAINRCQQVQRLYPDTEAARESLKLEKTAYEKLNLQKEVERTEKMMKLNPAK, from the coding sequence ATGAAACGCCTGACAATCACGACTCTTCTTGCCGTAGCCCTTCTTTCAGGCTGTTCGAGTAAAGAAGAAGTAATACCAGATGTTCCACCATCAAACCTGTATGCGACAGCACAAACTGCGCTACAAAGTGGTAACTGGACATCGGCTATCGAACAATTAGAAGCGCTTGATTCACGTTACCCATTTGGTGCTTATTCCGATCAAGTACAGCTAGATCTCATTTACGCTTACTACAAAAGTGATGATCTTGCGCTAGGTGAAGCAACCATTGAACGTTTCTTACGTTTAAATCCCGATCATCCACAAGCTGACTGGGTTGTGTATATGCGTGGCTTAACGCATATGGCACAAGACCGTAGCTTTATGCATGACATGTTTAATATCAATCGTTTTGACCGTGATCCAACGCCATCACGCCAAGCATTTACTGATTTTAAATACCTGTTAGAACGTTACCCTGAAAGTGAATATGGCGCAGATGCTAAAGCACGTATGATCTTTTTGAAAAACCGTTTAGCCAATTACGATTTAGCAACGGCTGACTTCTATGTTCGCCGTGAAGCATGGATTGCAGCAATTAACCGTTGCCAGCAAGTACAACGTCTGTACCCAGATACAGAAGCTGCACGTGAGTCATTGAAGTTAGAAAAAACTGCGTATGAGAAACTTAACTTACAAAAAGAAGTGGAACGTACCGAAAAGATGATGAAATTAAATCCAGCAAAATAA
- a CDS encoding 3-deoxy-7-phosphoheptulonate synthase, whose product MQKDQLNNVHIEDESVLITPAKLKQNLPVSEQALSFVEQSRETIADIIHKRDHRLLVVCGPCSIHDVEQAKAYGQKLKQLAEELSDQLYIVMRVYFEKPRTTVGWKGLINDPHIDGSFAVEEGLHIGRQLLVDLVEEGIPLATEALDPISPQYLGDLFSWAAIGARTTESQTHREMASGLSMPVGFKNGTDGSLATAINAMQAAASGHKFMGINPEGQVALLNTQGNPDGHVILRGGKQTNYDSVSVRECENEMVASGLSPALMVDCSHANSRKDYRRQPLVAEDVIHQIREGNKSIIGLMIESHLNEGNQSADLPRDEMKYGVSITDACISWETTEQLLRQAHKELVPFLQDRIK is encoded by the coding sequence ATGCAAAAAGACCAACTCAATAATGTTCATATCGAAGATGAATCTGTTCTTATTACGCCTGCAAAGCTAAAACAAAACCTACCTGTTTCAGAACAAGCATTGTCTTTTGTTGAGCAATCCCGTGAAACTATCGCAGATATTATTCACAAGCGAGATCATCGTTTACTGGTTGTATGTGGACCGTGCTCCATTCATGATGTAGAGCAAGCCAAAGCTTATGGACAGAAGTTAAAGCAGTTAGCAGAAGAGCTTAGTGATCAACTTTACATTGTGATGCGCGTATATTTTGAAAAGCCGCGTACCACAGTCGGTTGGAAAGGATTGATTAACGACCCACATATTGATGGCTCTTTTGCCGTCGAAGAAGGTTTGCATATTGGTCGTCAATTATTAGTCGACTTAGTAGAAGAAGGTATTCCTTTAGCAACTGAAGCCCTGGATCCAATTAGTCCGCAGTACCTAGGTGATTTATTTAGCTGGGCAGCTATTGGCGCACGTACTACCGAATCACAAACACACCGTGAAATGGCAAGCGGTTTATCCATGCCAGTTGGCTTTAAAAATGGTACAGATGGTAGCTTGGCAACTGCGATTAATGCGATGCAGGCGGCAGCATCAGGTCATAAGTTTATGGGTATTAATCCCGAGGGGCAGGTTGCATTACTCAATACCCAAGGTAACCCTGATGGTCACGTTATCTTACGTGGTGGTAAGCAAACCAACTATGATTCTGTTTCAGTAAGAGAATGTGAAAACGAGATGGTTGCATCAGGTCTTTCTCCTGCCTTAATGGTAGACTGTAGCCATGCCAATTCTCGTAAAGACTATCGTCGCCAGCCTCTAGTTGCTGAAGATGTTATTCATCAGATCCGTGAAGGAAATAAGTCTATTATTGGATTGATGATTGAAAGTCATCTGAATGAAGGAAATCAAAGTGCTGATCTTCCTCGTGATGAGATGAAATACGGTGTATCGATAACTGATGCATGTATTAGTTGGGAAACGACAGAACAACTATTGCGTCAGGCACATAAGGAATTAGTGCCGTTTTTACAAGATCGAATTAAATAA
- the asrB gene encoding anaerobic sulfite reductase subunit AsrB, which produces MSSQSTAHQCSCGDHKNILLPKAYPILAITKHTELEWNFRVAKDFDAKLGQFVEVSLPMVGEAPISVSDCGDDYVDLLIRNVGKVTNRLFELNVGDNVWMRGVHGNGYPIEHYHHRHLVIIAGGTGVAPVKGLMRHFSEHPEKVNGMDMILGFKNKEAVLYLDEMPLWRERQNLITTLDEGEEDKEFHLGLVTAHIDKLDLSDLANTQAIVVGPPIMIKFAVQALLKEGLTKQQIWVDYERRMACAVGKCGHCRMGEKYVCIDGPVFRFDEAEHLVD; this is translated from the coding sequence ATGTCTAGTCAATCAACCGCTCACCAATGTAGTTGCGGTGATCATAAAAATATCCTATTACCAAAAGCTTACCCTATTTTGGCAATCACTAAACACACAGAGCTTGAGTGGAACTTCCGTGTTGCTAAAGATTTTGATGCCAAACTAGGGCAATTTGTTGAAGTCTCTCTACCAATGGTCGGTGAAGCGCCAATTTCAGTCTCTGATTGCGGTGATGATTACGTTGATTTATTGATCCGAAATGTCGGTAAAGTAACCAATCGTCTCTTTGAGCTCAATGTTGGAGACAATGTTTGGATGCGTGGCGTTCATGGCAATGGTTATCCAATAGAGCACTATCATCATCGCCATCTTGTCATTATCGCTGGCGGTACGGGGGTTGCTCCAGTTAAAGGGCTAATGCGCCACTTCTCTGAACACCCTGAAAAAGTGAACGGTATGGACATGATCCTCGGTTTTAAAAATAAAGAGGCCGTTTTATACCTTGATGAAATGCCGTTATGGCGTGAACGTCAAAACCTCATCACCACCTTAGATGAAGGTGAAGAAGATAAAGAATTTCATCTTGGTTTAGTGACCGCACATATCGACAAACTGGATCTGTCTGATCTTGCCAATACCCAAGCGATTGTGGTTGGCCCACCTATTATGATCAAATTTGCAGTACAAGCACTGTTAAAAGAAGGACTCACCAAACAACAAATTTGGGTGGATTACGAACGTCGTATGGCCTGTGCTGTTGGTAAATGTGGGCATTGCCGTATGGGGGAAAAATACGTGTGTATTGATGGTCCTGTATTTCGTTTTGATGAAGCTGAGCATTTGGTCGATTAG
- the cobA gene encoding uroporphyrinogen-III C-methyltransferase: MDSVTIQPTSTLPHYLHGSVTLVGAGPGDPELLTVKALNSILDADVILYDFLVSPEIVALFPKQSHAIAVGKRCNGQSTSQQTINELLLQYAQLGKKVCRLKGGDPFIFGRGGEEALFLEQHNIQCAIIPGITAAMGCCSYSGIPLTHRQVSRGFTVITAHSQKDTHQINWQALVELQHSLVFYMGLNRAEQIAAQLMRHGMAASTPIAIISQGTTPNQSQLITSLAQLPEQLAKHALPSPALIVVGDVVTYHHQIHNTLLRDIEYYL, translated from the coding sequence ATGGATTCAGTAACGATACAGCCAACATCAACATTACCTCACTATTTGCACGGTTCTGTGACTTTAGTCGGTGCCGGACCTGGTGATCCTGAGCTACTCACCGTTAAAGCTTTAAATAGTATTCTCGATGCTGACGTTATTTTGTATGACTTTCTTGTTTCACCAGAGATCGTTGCTCTATTTCCTAAGCAAAGTCACGCTATTGCTGTTGGCAAACGCTGTAATGGGCAATCAACCTCACAGCAAACGATTAATGAACTTTTATTGCAGTACGCCCAACTAGGCAAAAAAGTTTGCAGGCTAAAAGGTGGAGATCCTTTTATTTTTGGGCGTGGCGGAGAAGAAGCACTCTTTCTAGAGCAACATAACATTCAGTGCGCCATCATCCCTGGTATTACTGCTGCAATGGGATGCTGTAGTTATAGCGGTATTCCATTAACCCATCGCCAAGTATCACGCGGATTTACAGTTATCACTGCACATAGTCAAAAAGATACACATCAAATTAATTGGCAAGCATTGGTCGAATTACAACATAGCTTGGTTTTTTATATGGGGCTCAATCGAGCCGAGCAAATTGCAGCACAATTAATGCGTCATGGTATGGCGGCATCGACTCCTATCGCCATTATTAGCCAAGGCACAACACCAAACCAAAGTCAGCTCATCACCTCTTTAGCTCAGCTACCCGAACAACTTGCGAAGCATGCTCTACCAAGCCCTGCACTTATCGTGGTTGGCGATGTGGTTACCTATCATCATCAAATCCACAACACCTTGCTTCGTGATATCGAATATTACTTATAA
- the rplS gene encoding 50S ribosomal protein L19, whose translation MSNIIKALEQEQMKQDLPAFAPGDTVVVQVKVKEGDRERLQAFEGVVIAIRNRGLHSAFTVRKISNGEGVERAFQTHSPVVDSITVKRRGAVRRAKLYYLRERSGKSARIREKLSK comes from the coding sequence ATGAGTAACATCATCAAAGCTCTTGAGCAAGAGCAAATGAAACAAGACCTACCTGCATTCGCACCAGGTGACACTGTTGTTGTTCAGGTTAAGGTTAAAGAAGGTGACCGTGAGCGTCTACAGGCTTTCGAAGGCGTTGTAATCGCAATCCGTAACCGTGGTCTACATTCTGCATTCACAGTTCGTAAGATTTCGAACGGTGAAGGTGTTGAGCGTGCGTTCCAAACTCACTCTCCAGTAGTTGACAGCATTACTGTTAAACGTCGTGGTGCAGTACGTCGTGCCAAGTTGTACTACCTACGTGAGCGTTCTGGTAAATCAGCGCGTATCCGTGAGAAGCTATCTAAGTAA
- the asrA gene encoding anaerobic sulfite reductase subunit AsrA, which translates to MEKYLSMDELNDVFRQLGSQYKIMAPAYEHFGGRFAHTDNLLYQEVKSAEQIVWKKKSHFSPKEVVLPITETLFYFNGDELRESRIDPRPTLLFLRSCDIHALERLDHMYLKNGGNADYYYEMKRKKLKLILLECSSSFENCFCVSMGTNQTDNYDAAVRFSDDGLHIQINDNSLKPLFETVGTETDYQPQFVQSNPTTVRTPDQVCDDPNLIRQILQNDPSWAQYDSRCIGCGRCTTSCPTCSCHSVFDVAYDENPTQGERRRQQASCMTGDFTNMAGGHKFREKTGERLRYRALHKVNDYKAREGTNHMCVGCGRCDDRCPQYISFTTIVNRMTDIVEQHLIDRQKEKADV; encoded by the coding sequence ATGGAAAAATATCTCAGTATGGATGAGTTGAATGACGTCTTTCGTCAGCTCGGCTCACAATACAAAATTATGGCGCCCGCCTATGAACACTTTGGCGGCCGTTTTGCTCACACCGATAACCTGCTTTACCAAGAAGTGAAATCAGCAGAACAAATCGTGTGGAAGAAAAAATCTCATTTTTCACCTAAAGAAGTGGTATTGCCTATCACTGAAACCCTGTTTTACTTTAATGGTGATGAGTTAAGAGAGTCCCGCATCGATCCAAGACCGACCCTACTTTTCCTTCGTAGCTGCGATATTCATGCGTTGGAACGTCTTGATCATATGTATTTGAAAAATGGTGGTAATGCGGATTACTACTACGAAATGAAACGTAAAAAACTCAAACTCATTCTGCTCGAATGTAGCTCAAGTTTTGAGAACTGTTTCTGTGTCTCAATGGGGACTAACCAAACCGATAATTACGATGCCGCAGTTCGATTTAGTGATGACGGCCTTCATATTCAAATCAACGATAATAGCTTGAAACCGCTATTTGAAACCGTTGGTACAGAAACAGACTATCAACCACAGTTTGTTCAGTCTAACCCAACAACAGTACGTACGCCTGACCAAGTGTGTGATGATCCGAACCTCATCAGACAGATCCTGCAAAACGATCCAAGCTGGGCACAATACGATAGCCGTTGCATTGGTTGTGGTCGTTGTACTACCTCTTGTCCGACATGCAGTTGTCACAGCGTATTTGATGTCGCTTATGATGAAAATCCAACTCAAGGTGAGCGCCGCCGTCAACAAGCCAGTTGTATGACAGGTGACTTTACCAACATGGCTGGCGGTCATAAATTCCGTGAAAAAACCGGTGAGCGTTTACGGTACCGTGCATTGCATAAAGTCAATGACTACAAGGCACGTGAAGGTACTAACCATATGTGTGTTGGTTGTGGTCGTTGTGATGATCGCTGCCCACAGTACATTTCTTTTACCACCATCGTTAATCGTATGACCGATATTGTCGAACAACACCTCATTGATCGTCAAAAGGAGAAAGCTGATGTCTAG
- a CDS encoding DUF2799 domain-containing protein, producing the protein MKLISTLGVISVVFLSGCVTQSSLISKGNFEKLGFYDGAGGRVALTTEKLDKISDKYDATETPNHQEYMQGYNKGRDNYCSIEHVLQLGEQGDSNWGICEYRSEVPLFKAKWQQGFERYMSREPIL; encoded by the coding sequence ATGAAGCTAATCTCTACGCTAGGTGTGATTTCTGTTGTTTTTCTATCTGGCTGTGTCACACAGTCCTCTTTGATCAGCAAAGGAAATTTTGAAAAGCTCGGTTTTTATGACGGTGCTGGTGGTCGAGTTGCGCTAACGACAGAAAAACTAGATAAAATTTCAGATAAATATGACGCGACGGAAACGCCTAATCATCAAGAATATATGCAAGGCTATAATAAAGGTCGTGATAACTACTGCTCGATTGAGCATGTATTGCAGTTAGGTGAGCAAGGGGATTCAAATTGGGGAATCTGTGAATATCGTAGTGAAGTCCCATTATTTAAAGCAAAATGGCAACAAGGTTTTGAGCGTTATATGTCACGCGAGCCAATATTATAA
- the rluD gene encoding 23S rRNA pseudouridine(1911/1915/1917) synthase RluD — MAQQIELTNTVGESQLGMRLDQVVAELYPDYSRSRIKDWILNGMVSVNGKVVKKPREKMMGGEELFIQAEIEDEVRWVAQDIPLDIVYEDDDILVINKPRDFVVHPGAGTPDGTVLNALLHHCPSLAEVPRAGIVHRLDKDTTGLMVVAKTIQAQTRLVRALQKRKITREYEALAIGQMTGGGTVEKPIGRHSTKRTCMAVHEMGKDAITHYRVAERFREHTRIVLRLETGRTHQIRVHMSYLSHPLIGDVTYGGRPRPPRNASPEFIQALRAFDRQALHARMLRLDHPITGEKMEWHAPLPNDMVAMIDILRKDTLENSEDDY, encoded by the coding sequence ATGGCACAGCAAATAGAATTAACAAACACAGTTGGTGAAAGCCAATTAGGCATGCGCCTGGATCAGGTTGTTGCTGAATTATATCCAGATTATTCGCGTTCGCGTATTAAAGACTGGATTTTAAATGGTATGGTTTCAGTGAATGGCAAAGTCGTCAAGAAACCTCGTGAAAAAATGATGGGTGGCGAAGAGTTATTCATCCAAGCTGAAATTGAAGATGAAGTACGTTGGGTTGCGCAAGACATCCCATTAGATATCGTTTATGAAGATGACGATATTCTTGTGATCAACAAACCGCGTGACTTTGTTGTTCACCCAGGTGCGGGCACGCCAGACGGTACAGTATTGAATGCATTATTGCATCATTGTCCGTCATTAGCAGAAGTACCACGTGCTGGTATCGTGCACCGTCTTGATAAAGACACAACGGGCTTGATGGTAGTTGCGAAAACAATTCAAGCGCAAACTCGTTTAGTTCGTGCGTTGCAAAAACGTAAGATCACTCGTGAATATGAAGCATTAGCGATTGGTCAAATGACGGGCGGCGGTACGGTTGAAAAGCCAATTGGTCGTCACTCAACAAAACGTACTTGCATGGCTGTACATGAAATGGGTAAAGATGCGATCACCCATTACCGTGTTGCTGAGCGTTTCCGTGAACATACCCGTATTGTATTACGCCTAGAAACGGGTCGTACACACCAGATCCGTGTTCACATGTCATACCTAAGCCATCCTTTGATTGGTGATGTGACATACGGTGGTCGTCCTCGTCCACCTCGTAATGCGTCTCCTGAATTTATTCAGGCACTACGTGCATTTGATCGCCAAGCTCTTCACGCGCGTATGTTGCGTTTAGATCACCCAATCACTGGTGAGAAGATGGAGTGGCATGCACCATTGCCAAATGACATGGTGGCTATGATTGATATCTTGCGTAAAGACACACTAGAAAACAGCGAAGACGATTATTAA
- the pheA gene encoding prephenate dehydratase, whose product MTDTRYSLDDIRKNVSRIDNALLELLAERRTLSLEVAKSKISTAKPVRDQTREQELLLKLIETGKQHQLDPQYVTQIFHTIIEDSVLFQQAYLQKLANPDSANPSARVAFLGSKGSYSHLASRNYFSRKQTDLVEISCSTFRDIFNIVETSNADYGVLPIENTSSGSINEVYDLLQHTSLSIVGEITQPIEHCLLTAVETSIEKIDTLYSHPQPHQQCSEYLHSMGNIKQEYCSSTADAMEQVAALKQPNVAAIGNASSGELYGLTAIQSNIANQQENFTRFIVVARKAVDVTSLIPAKTTLIMSTAQKAGSLVECLLVLRNLNINMSKLESRPVIGNPWEEMFYVDVEVNLKSATMQQALEELTRLTRFIKVLGCYPSENVAPTDVDIIE is encoded by the coding sequence ATGACCGATACTCGCTACTCTCTCGACGACATTCGTAAAAATGTTAGTCGTATCGATAACGCTTTACTTGAACTACTGGCAGAGCGACGTACGCTTAGTTTAGAGGTGGCAAAAAGTAAAATTAGTACAGCCAAACCTGTTCGTGACCAAACTAGAGAGCAAGAGCTATTATTAAAGCTTATCGAAACAGGTAAACAACATCAGTTAGATCCACAGTACGTAACACAGATCTTCCACACCATTATTGAAGATTCGGTTTTATTTCAACAAGCCTACTTACAAAAGCTAGCGAACCCTGACAGTGCAAACCCATCAGCACGTGTCGCATTCCTTGGCTCAAAAGGCTCGTATTCGCATCTCGCTAGTCGCAATTACTTTAGCCGTAAGCAAACGGATTTAGTCGAGATCAGCTGCTCAACATTCCGTGATATTTTCAATATCGTTGAAACCAGCAATGCTGACTACGGTGTATTGCCGATTGAAAACACCAGCTCTGGCTCAATTAATGAAGTTTACGACTTATTGCAGCACACTAGCCTTTCTATTGTTGGAGAGATCACTCAACCGATTGAACACTGCTTGCTGACGGCGGTAGAAACCAGTATAGAGAAGATTGATACCTTATATTCTCACCCACAACCCCACCAGCAGTGCAGTGAATATCTCCACAGTATGGGCAATATCAAACAAGAGTATTGCTCAAGCACAGCTGATGCAATGGAGCAAGTTGCTGCGCTGAAACAACCTAACGTAGCGGCAATTGGTAATGCATCCAGTGGTGAGCTTTATGGTTTAACCGCAATCCAATCTAACATTGCGAACCAACAAGAAAACTTTACCCGCTTTATTGTAGTGGCACGAAAAGCGGTTGATGTGACATCCTTGATCCCTGCAAAAACCACATTGATTATGTCAACGGCACAAAAAGCAGGATCACTAGTTGAGTGCTTACTGGTACTTCGTAATCTTAATATCAATATGAGCAAGCTTGAATCTCGCCCTGTGATTGGTAATCCATGGGAAGAAATGTTCTATGTAGATGTAGAAGTGAATTTGAAATCTGCCACTATGCAGCAAGCATTAGAAGAACTTACTCGCCTAACACGCTTTATCAAGGTATTAGGCTGTTATCCAAGTGAAAATGTTGCACCAACGGATGTTGATATTATCGAGTAA
- the tyrA gene encoding bifunctional chorismate mutase/prephenate dehydrogenase — MVAELSKLRDQIDDVDRQMVELLAQRLALVEQVGVVKSQHGLPIYAPDREAAMLASRREEAERKGVQADLIEDVLRRTMRESYSSENDSGFKCLNPELRPIVIVGGNGQLGKLFNRLLTLSGYQVKVLGSQDWDRADEILHDAGMVIVSVPIHLTESVIAKLGNLPEDCLLADLTSVKSGPLQAMLEVHKGPVVGLHPMFGPDIPSLAKQVIVYCDGRNPESYQWLLEQFQIWGATLNRISAIEHDQGMTLIQALRHFTSFVYGVHLAEEDPKLEQLMSLSSPIYRLELAMVGRLFAQDAQLYGDIIMSAPQNIAMIKRFHQRFGEAIEMLDAQDKEAFKQAFGQVSGWFGDYAEHFLAESQGLLRQANDSTHRKA, encoded by the coding sequence ATGGTTGCTGAGTTAAGCAAATTAAGAGATCAAATTGACGATGTCGATCGTCAAATGGTTGAGCTATTAGCTCAACGTCTTGCATTAGTCGAGCAAGTGGGCGTGGTAAAAAGCCAGCATGGTTTACCTATTTATGCGCCAGATCGTGAAGCGGCCATGTTGGCTTCTCGTCGTGAAGAAGCAGAACGTAAAGGTGTGCAAGCGGATTTGATTGAAGATGTACTTCGCCGAACGATGCGAGAGTCATATTCCAGTGAAAATGATTCAGGCTTTAAGTGTTTAAACCCTGAATTACGACCTATTGTGATCGTTGGTGGTAATGGGCAATTAGGTAAATTATTTAATCGCTTACTGACGTTATCAGGCTATCAAGTAAAAGTATTAGGCAGCCAAGACTGGGATCGTGCAGATGAGATCTTGCATGATGCGGGTATGGTGATTGTCTCTGTACCTATCCACTTAACAGAGTCTGTGATCGCAAAGCTAGGTAACTTACCAGAAGATTGCTTACTTGCTGATTTAACATCGGTGAAAAGTGGTCCATTACAGGCAATGCTGGAAGTACACAAAGGCCCTGTGGTTGGTCTGCACCCAATGTTTGGTCCTGATATTCCAAGTCTGGCAAAACAGGTGATTGTGTACTGTGATGGTCGTAACCCTGAAAGTTACCAGTGGTTACTGGAGCAATTTCAGATTTGGGGCGCAACGCTAAATCGTATCAGTGCGATTGAACATGATCAGGGCATGACCTTGATCCAGGCGCTACGTCACTTTACGTCTTTTGTTTACGGTGTTCACCTTGCTGAAGAAGATCCTAAGCTAGAACAGTTAATGTCGTTAAGCTCACCTATTTATCGCTTAGAGCTGGCGATGGTAGGGCGTCTGTTTGCTCAGGACGCACAATTGTACGGTGACATTATCATGTCGGCACCACAGAATATTGCGATGATCAAACGTTTCCATCAGCGCTTTGGTGAAGCGATTGAAATGCTAGATGCTCAAGACAAAGAGGCGTTTAAACAAGCCTTTGGTCAGGTATCAGGATGGTTTGGCGATTACGCTGAACATTTTTTAGCAGAGAGCCAGGGACTGCTTAGGCAGGCGAACGATTCAACTCATCGTAAAGCATAG